In a single window of the Deltaproteobacteria bacterium genome:
- a CDS encoding DNA-directed RNA polymerase subunit omega — protein MARVTVEDSVEAVEGNRFALVMMAAKRVRQLMSGAVPRVLNEKDKAPVLSLREIAEGHVRFDRSLRDALAGKFAPKERPFVLRPARRGDER, from the coding sequence ATGGCTCGAGTGACCGTTGAAGACAGCGTTGAGGCGGTGGAAGGCAACCGCTTCGCCCTGGTGATGATGGCTGCCAAGCGCGTGCGCCAGCTGATGAGCGGCGCGGTTCCCCGCGTGCTGAACGAGAAGGACAAGGCGCCCGTGCTGAGCCTCCGCGAGATCGCCGAGGGCCACGTGCGTTTCGACCGCTCGCTCCGCGACGCCCTGGCGGGCAAGTTCGCCCCCAAGGAGCGGCCGTTCGTGCTCCGCCCCGCTCGCCGCGGCGACGAGCGCTAA
- a CDS encoding general stress protein B, translating to MTVAEAGRKGGETVRDERGRGFYEEIGKKGGETVKAERGRGFYEEIGKKGGQTVKAERGSSFYEEIGKKGGEAVKAERGPGFFEEIGKKGGQKVRELIEEGKRNAPPSPARESDEEKK from the coding sequence ATGACGGTGGCCGAGGCCGGCCGCAAGGGCGGCGAGACCGTGCGCGACGAGCGCGGCCGCGGCTTCTACGAGGAGATCGGCAAGAAGGGCGGCGAGACGGTGAAGGCCGAGCGCGGCCGCGGCTTCTACGAGGAGATCGGCAAGAAGGGCGGCCAGACCGTCAAGGCCGAGCGCGGCTCCTCCTTCTACGAAGAGATCGGCAAGAAGGGCGGCGAGGCGGTGAAGGCCGAGCGCGGCCCCGGCTTCTTCGAGGAGATCGGCAAGAAGGGCGGCCAGAAGGTGCGCGAGCTCATCGAAGAGGGCAAGCGCAACGCGCCGCCCAGCCCGGCGCGCGAAAGCGACGAAGAGAAGAAGTAG
- a CDS encoding FYDLN acid domain-containing protein: MQPHPSDRGEKHVCLRCQTKFYDLKRPQIVCPRCGADQAEAAAQAKADAAKKKSSRAKAAAAPAPAPEPVKAEGDEDEDEEIEDVADDDVDDEDESEDIDDDA; this comes from the coding sequence GTGCAACCGCACCCGAGCGATCGCGGCGAGAAGCATGTCTGCTTGCGCTGCCAGACCAAGTTCTACGACCTGAAGCGCCCGCAAATCGTGTGTCCGCGCTGCGGCGCCGACCAGGCCGAAGCGGCCGCGCAGGCCAAGGCCGACGCAGCGAAGAAGAAGTCCTCGCGCGCCAAGGCGGCAGCCGCTCCGGCGCCTGCTCCGGAGCCCGTCAAGGCAGAGGGCGATGAAGACGAGGATGAGGAAATCGAGGACGTCGCCGACGACGACGTCGACGACGAAGACGAGTCCGAAGACATCGACGACGACGCCTAA
- a CDS encoding FAD-binding oxidoreductase: protein MKRVPDRSLRATAAWRVHDGFGRAMRAACRTVAPRSEEELAELFRLAKSEGLSIAFRGSGRSYGDAAFNSQGLVVDMRGLDGMLNWDPQSGVAEARGGLTIQGLWRRTIEDGYWPAVVPGTMFPTMAGCVSMNIHGKNNFAVGPFGEHVQEIDLLTPRGEKLRCSRTENADVFRAAVGGVGMLGAITRVKLKLKKVYSGKLRVHPLTAPNMEGMFDAFEERLPHSDYLVGWVDGFAGGKSLGRGEIHQANYLHEGEDPDPVHSLHVENQGLPPKIFGFPKDKLWHLMKPWTNNLGWRVVCAAKYWASALKPHTPYLQSHVAFAFLLDYVPNWRLAYGPEGLIQVQIFVPHATARACFADVLKMAQEHGEPTYLAVMKRHRPDEFLMTHALDGWSLAMDYRVTAKNRERIWKLAHAIHARVIAAGGKFYFAKDAVLRGEDVAASYGAEKLAQFGALKQRLDPDGVLSSDLFRRALPSVAASASSAPPQDPNELLRAN from the coding sequence ATGAAGCGCGTCCCCGACCGCTCGCTCCGCGCCACCGCCGCCTGGCGGGTGCACGATGGCTTCGGCCGCGCCATGCGCGCTGCCTGCCGCACCGTGGCGCCCCGGTCGGAGGAGGAGCTGGCGGAGCTCTTCCGGCTCGCGAAGAGCGAGGGGCTGTCGATCGCGTTCCGCGGCTCGGGCCGCAGCTATGGCGACGCGGCCTTCAACTCCCAGGGCCTCGTGGTCGACATGCGCGGCCTCGACGGGATGCTCAACTGGGATCCGCAGTCGGGCGTCGCCGAGGCGCGCGGCGGGCTCACCATTCAGGGCCTCTGGCGCCGCACGATCGAGGACGGCTACTGGCCCGCAGTGGTGCCAGGGACGATGTTCCCGACCATGGCCGGCTGCGTGTCGATGAACATCCACGGGAAGAACAACTTCGCCGTGGGGCCGTTCGGCGAGCACGTGCAGGAGATCGATCTGCTCACCCCGCGCGGCGAGAAGCTCCGCTGCTCGCGCACCGAGAACGCCGACGTCTTCCGCGCGGCCGTCGGCGGCGTGGGGATGCTCGGGGCCATCACCCGGGTGAAGCTCAAGCTGAAGAAGGTCTACAGCGGCAAGCTGCGCGTCCATCCACTCACCGCGCCAAACATGGAAGGCATGTTCGATGCCTTCGAGGAGCGGCTGCCCCACTCCGACTACCTCGTGGGCTGGGTCGACGGCTTCGCGGGTGGCAAGAGCCTCGGCCGCGGCGAGATCCACCAGGCCAACTACCTCCACGAGGGCGAGGATCCGGATCCGGTTCACTCGCTCCACGTCGAGAACCAGGGCCTGCCGCCGAAAATCTTCGGCTTCCCCAAGGACAAGCTCTGGCACTTGATGAAGCCCTGGACCAACAACCTGGGCTGGCGCGTGGTGTGCGCCGCCAAGTACTGGGCGTCGGCGTTGAAGCCGCACACGCCGTACCTCCAGTCGCACGTGGCCTTCGCGTTCCTGCTGGACTACGTGCCCAACTGGCGGCTCGCGTACGGGCCCGAGGGCCTCATCCAGGTGCAGATCTTCGTGCCGCACGCCACCGCGCGCGCCTGCTTCGCCGACGTGCTCAAGATGGCCCAGGAGCACGGCGAGCCGACGTACCTCGCGGTGATGAAGCGGCATCGCCCCGACGAGTTCCTGATGACCCACGCGCTCGACGGCTGGTCGCTGGCCATGGACTACCGGGTGACCGCGAAGAACCGCGAGCGCATCTGGAAGCTGGCGCACGCCATCCACGCGCGGGTCATCGCCGCGGGCGGCAAGTTCTACTTCGCCAAGGACGCCGTCCTGCGCGGCGAGGACGTGGCCGCGAGCTACGGCGCAGAAAAGCTGGCGCAGTTCGGCGCGCTCAAGCAGCGGCTCGATCCCGACGGCGTGCTCTCGAGCGACCTGTTCCGGCGCGCGCTGCCGTCCGTTGCCGCGAGCGCCTCGTCGGCGCCGCCGCAGGACCCGAACGAGCTCCTGCGAGCGAACTAA
- a CDS encoding SDR family NAD(P)-dependent oxidoreductase encodes MIQLQKAIVVGASSGIGEAVAKRLCAEGASVALLARRKEDLDRVAADIEKAGKGKAFVHVHDVTHFDEVPELFDKIVAELGGLDAIVYAAGVMPKIDESEYAFAKDRQMIEVNLLGAMAWINPAAARFEAQHGGTIVGISSIAGERGRRGNPGYCTSKAAFSTYLESMRNRLARYGVNVVTIKPGFVDTAMTAGVPGLFWLIKPEQAAQTSLALARRGSGAQGFVPWRWSLVAMVVRSIPSFIFRRLNF; translated from the coding sequence ATGATCCAGCTTCAGAAGGCGATTGTGGTGGGGGCGTCGAGCGGGATCGGCGAGGCGGTGGCCAAGCGCCTGTGTGCCGAGGGAGCGAGCGTGGCTCTGCTCGCCCGGCGCAAGGAAGACCTCGACCGCGTCGCAGCCGACATCGAGAAGGCGGGCAAGGGCAAGGCCTTCGTCCACGTCCACGACGTCACCCACTTCGACGAGGTGCCCGAGCTCTTCGACAAGATCGTCGCCGAGCTCGGCGGCCTCGACGCCATCGTCTATGCGGCCGGCGTGATGCCCAAGATCGACGAGAGCGAGTACGCCTTCGCCAAAGACCGCCAGATGATCGAGGTCAACCTCCTCGGCGCCATGGCCTGGATCAACCCGGCCGCCGCCAGGTTCGAGGCCCAGCACGGCGGCACCATCGTGGGCATCAGCTCCATTGCGGGCGAGCGTGGGCGCCGCGGCAACCCCGGCTACTGCACGAGCAAGGCGGCGTTCAGCACCTACCTCGAGTCGATGCGCAACCGGCTCGCGCGCTACGGCGTGAATGTCGTGACCATCAAGCCGGGTTTCGTGGACACGGCCATGACCGCCGGCGTGCCCGGCTTGTTCTGGCTCATCAAGCCCGAGCAGGCGGCGCAGACCTCGCTCGCCCTCGCCCGCCGCGGCTCGGGGGCCCAGGGCTTCGTGCCCTGGCGGTGGAGCCTGGTGGCCATGGTGGTCCGCTCGATCCCCTCGTTCATTTTCCGTAGGCTGAACTTCTGA
- a CDS encoding molybdopterin-dependent oxidoreductase yields MLSLLAALTLLAAPQVKIVGALPRTGAVDRAALEKLGPTTVKWKEHGAEHTVTGVPLDKVLASFGFEPGSMGMDVPKAEKRKGWKMALVATAPDGFQAVFSCAELAEGMGLTRALLVWAVDGKPLAPDMGPFRIVVLTDQEPSRSVHQVSQLEVVDLRKVAKPAQ; encoded by the coding sequence GTGCTCTCGCTGCTCGCCGCGCTGACGCTGCTCGCCGCACCGCAGGTGAAGATCGTGGGCGCCCTGCCCCGCACCGGCGCGGTGGATCGGGCGGCGCTGGAGAAGCTCGGGCCGACCACCGTGAAGTGGAAGGAGCACGGCGCGGAGCACACCGTCACCGGCGTGCCGCTCGACAAGGTGCTCGCGTCGTTCGGGTTCGAGCCCGGGTCCATGGGCATGGACGTGCCCAAGGCCGAGAAGCGCAAGGGTTGGAAGATGGCGCTCGTCGCCACCGCGCCCGATGGCTTCCAGGCGGTGTTCAGCTGCGCGGAGCTCGCGGAGGGCATGGGGCTCACGCGCGCGCTGCTGGTCTGGGCCGTCGACGGCAAGCCGCTCGCGCCCGACATGGGCCCGTTCCGAATCGTGGTGCTCACCGACCAGGAGCCGTCGCGATCGGTGCACCAGGTGAGTCAGCTCGAGGTGGTCGATCTGCGCAAGGTGGCGAAGCCAGCGCAGTGA
- a CDS encoding DUF2892 domain-containing protein, whose protein sequence is MKRNVGNVDRIFRVVGALALSTCAVLAPMPLAVAGIFGALGCYLFLSALAGSCLGYRLMGRSTCPVEAAQ, encoded by the coding sequence ATGAAGCGAAACGTCGGAAACGTGGACCGTATCTTTCGAGTCGTCGGCGCGCTGGCTCTGTCCACCTGCGCCGTTCTGGCACCGATGCCGCTGGCGGTCGCGGGCATCTTCGGGGCGCTGGGCTGTTACCTGTTCCTGAGCGCGCTGGCCGGCAGCTGCCTGGGCTACCGGCTCATGGGCAGGTCCACGTGTCCCGTCGAGGCGGCCCAATGA
- a CDS encoding RNA polymerase sigma factor translates to MSESHDGLLRAAAAGNDEALATLVRTYHDRVYRFGLRVCRDGFDADDAVQEAFVKLSRRPEVMRDPGALSWLMTTVRNACLRMLRPFIRERKTLGERLDAADSLDAPSEALDPQAAMERWELIRAVHAAIAGLERPYREVLVLRDLEGLSGDETSRALGLEPAAMKTRLHRARTQLREALRERGVAMGTH, encoded by the coding sequence ATGAGCGAGAGCCACGACGGCCTGCTTCGCGCCGCCGCAGCCGGCAACGACGAGGCGCTGGCCACGCTGGTGCGGACCTACCACGATCGCGTGTACCGCTTCGGGCTGCGCGTCTGCCGCGACGGCTTCGACGCCGACGACGCCGTGCAGGAAGCATTCGTCAAGCTCTCGCGTCGGCCGGAGGTGATGCGCGATCCAGGCGCGCTCTCCTGGCTGATGACCACCGTGCGGAATGCGTGTCTGCGCATGCTGCGACCCTTCATCCGCGAGCGGAAGACGCTGGGCGAGCGCCTCGACGCCGCCGATTCGCTCGATGCGCCGAGCGAGGCGCTCGATCCGCAAGCCGCGATGGAGCGGTGGGAGCTGATTCGCGCCGTCCACGCAGCAATCGCCGGGCTCGAGCGGCCGTACCGCGAGGTGCTCGTGCTGCGCGATCTCGAAGGCCTCTCGGGCGATGAGACGTCGCGCGCCCTGGGCCTCGAGCCGGCCGCGATGAAGACCCGGTTGCATCGCGCGCGGACGCAGCTCCGCGAGGCGCTGCGCGAGCGCGGCGTCGCCATGGGGACGCACTGA
- the xerD gene encoding site-specific tyrosine recombinase XerD, translating to MEPLLDAFLSFLRVERNLAANTLEAYGADLTEYLGFLSREGVVDVRAVTPGLVAEHQRALASRGLSARSQARHLSAVRQFHAFLKREQLASDNPTALAETPKLPQKLPSYLTLEEVDRLLEAAASDPSPEGLRDRAMIELLYASGLRVSELCGMPLDAVNLEAEFLIARGKGKKERLVPVGRSAQAAITTYLAGPRAAILHGRESRHLFVTNRGSAITRQTFFLRLRGRAKQAGIVKAISPHKLRHSFATHLLARGADLRVVQALLGHADLSTTQIYTHVERARLHQVVGRYHPRGR from the coding sequence ATGGAGCCGCTGCTCGACGCCTTCCTGAGCTTTCTGCGCGTGGAGCGAAACCTCGCGGCCAACACGCTCGAGGCCTACGGCGCGGACCTCACCGAGTACCTGGGCTTCCTCTCGCGCGAGGGCGTGGTCGACGTGAGGGCGGTGACGCCGGGGCTCGTGGCCGAGCACCAGCGCGCGCTCGCCTCGCGCGGGCTCTCGGCGCGTTCGCAGGCGCGGCACCTCTCGGCGGTGCGGCAGTTCCACGCGTTCTTGAAGCGCGAGCAGCTCGCTTCCGACAACCCCACCGCGCTCGCCGAGACGCCCAAGCTCCCCCAGAAGCTGCCCAGCTATCTCACGCTCGAGGAGGTCGATCGGCTCCTCGAGGCCGCAGCGTCGGACCCGAGCCCGGAGGGCCTGCGAGACCGGGCGATGATCGAGCTCTTGTATGCGTCGGGGCTGCGCGTGTCGGAGCTCTGCGGCATGCCGCTCGACGCCGTGAACCTCGAAGCCGAGTTCCTCATCGCGCGCGGCAAGGGCAAGAAGGAGCGGTTGGTGCCCGTGGGGCGCTCGGCGCAGGCGGCGATCACCACGTACCTCGCGGGCCCGCGTGCGGCCATCTTGCATGGGCGCGAGAGCCGGCACCTCTTCGTGACCAACCGGGGCAGCGCCATCACCCGGCAGACCTTCTTCCTGCGGCTGCGAGGGCGGGCGAAGCAGGCGGGCATCGTGAAGGCGATCTCGCCGCACAAGCTGCGGCACTCGTTCGCGACGCACCTGCTCGCGCGCGGCGCCGACCTGCGCGTGGTGCAGGCGCTGCTTGGCCACGCGGACTTGTCGACGACGCAGATCTACACGCACGTGGAGCGCGCGCGGCTGCACCAGGTCGTGGGACGCTACCACCCCCGCGGACGCTGA
- a CDS encoding SRPBCC domain-containing protein → MALSFRSQATIRAPAEAAWALLTDGAGWPRWNKTVDRVEGAISPGGVVKVYVNSLPYEPVPLTVTAFEPPKRMVWTGGMPLGLFRGQRTFTLEPAGEGQLRVAVEEIFTGLVLPLFRRSIPDLVPMFDAITGGLKAELER, encoded by the coding sequence ATGGCCCTCTCATTCCGCAGCCAGGCGACCATCCGCGCGCCGGCCGAGGCTGCCTGGGCGCTCCTCACCGACGGCGCCGGCTGGCCGCGGTGGAACAAGACCGTCGACCGCGTGGAGGGTGCGATTTCGCCGGGCGGTGTGGTGAAGGTCTACGTGAACAGCCTGCCGTACGAGCCGGTGCCGCTGACCGTGACCGCGTTCGAACCACCCAAGCGCATGGTGTGGACCGGCGGGATGCCGCTCGGGCTGTTTCGCGGCCAGCGGACGTTCACCCTCGAGCCCGCGGGAGAAGGCCAGCTGCGCGTGGCCGTGGAGGAGATCTTCACCGGGCTGGTGCTGCCGCTCTTCCGCCGCTCGATTCCCGATCTGGTGCCGATGTTCGACGCCATCACCGGCGGGCTCAAGGCCGAGCTGGAGCGCTAG
- a CDS encoding FadR family transcriptional regulator, which yields MNTASAPDTAVDRCQHALSEAILKGRFPVGTRLPPERKLAEDFGVNRVTVRGALARLTASGLLSVRQGSGYQVRAFLREGGPGLISQLLELCRKATEREAVIADLLLVRRHLAQAVLEKLCQHVEPGTTERVREAVVAFGDAVERGAPPHELAEADLEILARVAEGTGSAVLSLCMNPIAGILLRLPKLQEAMYRSPRDNLLSFNLLLQWLARPDPALLGPLAETLKAHDEATLHQLRAASAAGRNA from the coding sequence ATGAACACTGCCTCTGCGCCCGACACCGCCGTCGACCGCTGCCAGCACGCCTTGAGCGAGGCCATCCTCAAGGGCCGTTTCCCGGTGGGCACGCGCCTGCCGCCCGAGCGGAAGCTCGCGGAAGACTTCGGCGTGAACCGCGTCACGGTGCGCGGGGCGCTGGCCCGGCTCACGGCCAGCGGCCTGCTCTCGGTGCGCCAGGGCTCGGGCTACCAGGTGCGCGCCTTCTTGCGCGAGGGCGGGCCGGGGCTCATCAGCCAGCTCTTGGAGCTCTGCCGCAAGGCCACCGAGCGCGAGGCGGTCATCGCCGATCTGCTGCTGGTGCGGCGGCACCTGGCGCAGGCGGTCCTCGAGAAGCTGTGTCAGCACGTCGAGCCCGGCACCACCGAGCGGGTGCGCGAAGCGGTGGTCGCGTTCGGCGACGCGGTCGAGCGCGGCGCGCCCCCGCACGAGCTGGCCGAGGCCGATCTCGAGATCCTCGCGCGCGTGGCCGAGGGCACGGGCAGCGCGGTGCTCTCGCTCTGCATGAACCCCATCGCGGGGATCCTGCTGCGGCTGCCGAAGCTGCAGGAGGCGATGTACCGGAGCCCGCGCGACAACCTGCTCAGCTTCAACCTGCTCCTGCAGTGGCTGGCGCGGCCCGATCCGGCCCTGTTGGGCCCGCTCGCCGAGACCCTCAAGGCCCACGACGAGGCCACCCTTCACCAGCTCCGAGCCGCGTCCGCGGCCGGGAGGAACGCATGA
- a CDS encoding threonylcarbamoyl-AMP synthase translates to MAAPILEIDSNHPQPHHISRAVAVLEADGVIAYPTDTYYGLGCDIFSKKAIERVYQLKARDRRKPLSFVCADLADITQYAKVSNFAYKVLRRLTPGPYTFVLEATKVVPEIMTSKQKQVAIRIPDSAITQALVRGLGRPLLSTSASDEDGQVLIDPQDIRDHLGHGLDLIIDGGYQLNEPSTVLSLENDEVVVLREGKGDPTRAF, encoded by the coding sequence ATGGCCGCGCCCATCCTCGAAATCGACAGCAACCACCCGCAGCCGCACCACATCAGCCGGGCCGTGGCCGTGCTCGAGGCGGATGGCGTCATCGCCTACCCGACCGACACGTACTACGGCCTCGGCTGCGACATCTTCAGCAAGAAGGCCATCGAGCGCGTGTACCAGCTCAAGGCGCGCGACCGGCGCAAGCCGCTCTCGTTCGTGTGCGCGGACCTGGCCGACATCACCCAGTACGCCAAGGTCTCCAACTTTGCGTACAAGGTGCTGCGTCGACTGACGCCCGGGCCGTACACCTTCGTGCTCGAGGCCACCAAGGTCGTGCCGGAGATCATGACCAGCAAGCAGAAGCAGGTCGCGATCCGCATTCCCGACTCGGCGATCACCCAGGCGCTGGTGCGTGGGCTGGGCCGGCCGCTCTTGTCGACGAGCGCGTCCGACGAGGACGGCCAGGTGCTCATCGACCCGCAGGACATCCGCGACCACCTCGGCCACGGGCTCGACCTCATCATCGACGGCGGCTACCAGCTCAATGAGCCCAGCACGGTGCTCTCGCTGGAGAACGACGAGGTCGTCGTGTTGCGCGAGGGCAAGGGCGATCCCACGCGGGCGTTCTAG